In the Syntrophus aciditrophicus SB genome, GGCAAAATCGTCTGGAAATCGCCGAAAGCAATCTGGCCGATCTTGAACTTAAAGTAACGGAACTGATGTCGAATATCGAAGACGCAGACTTAACCCAACTCGTGACCCAGTTTACCATGAAAGAAGTCTCCCTGAAGGCTTGCTATGCCATCGCTTCAGAGATCGGTAATACCTCAGTTCTGGATTTCCTCAAGTAGAAAAAAGGTTTTTTAATGCTCATCCTGACAAGGAAGTTGGGAGAATCCATCGTAATAGGCGATCAGATACAAATTACCCTTCTGGATATTAAAGGAAAACATGTCCGTATCGGTGTCAATGCGCCTAAAGGCATTGCCGTCCATCGTGGTGAAGTATATGAAATGATACAGGATGAAAACAAAAAGGCCTTTGAATCCGACGTTAAAAA is a window encoding:
- the csrA gene encoding carbon storage regulator CsrA; amino-acid sequence: MLILTRKLGESIVIGDQIQITLLDIKGKHVRIGVNAPKGIAVHRGEVYEMIQDENKKAFESDVKNSEMLSALWAQVKIL